A single window of Leclercia adecarboxylata DNA harbors:
- a CDS encoding bifunctional tRNA (adenosine(37)-C2)-methyltransferase TrmG/ribosomal RNA large subunit methyltransferase RlmN produces MSELVNTSEVAVPAVPNKNGKINLLDLNRQQMREFFKEMGEKPFRADQVMKWMYHYCSDNFDDMTDINKVLRNKLKEVAEIRAPEVVEEQRSADGTIKWAIAVGDQRVETVYIPEDDRATLCVSSQVGCALECKFCSTAQQGFNRNLRVSEIIGQVWRAAKIVGAAKVTGTRPITNVVMMGMGEPLLNLTNVVPAMEIMLDDFGFGLSKRRVTLSTSGVVPALDKLGDMIDVALAISLHAPNDAIRDEIVPINKKYNIETFLNSVRGYISKSNANQGRVTIEYVMLDHVNDGTEHAHELAALLKDTPCKINLIPWNPFPGAPYGRSSNSRIDRFSKVLMEYGFTTIVRKTRGDDIDAACGQLAGDVIDRTKRTLRKRMQGEAIDVKAV; encoded by the coding sequence ATGTCTGAACTAGTTAATACCTCCGAAGTCGCCGTTCCTGCGGTTCCAAATAAAAATGGAAAAATCAACCTGCTGGACCTGAACCGTCAGCAGATGCGCGAGTTCTTCAAAGAGATGGGCGAGAAGCCGTTTCGTGCCGACCAGGTTATGAAATGGATGTATCACTATTGCAGCGATAACTTTGATGACATGACAGACATCAACAAGGTCCTGCGCAACAAACTCAAAGAAGTAGCCGAAATCCGCGCCCCGGAAGTGGTGGAAGAGCAGCGTTCAGCTGACGGCACCATCAAATGGGCGATTGCCGTAGGCGATCAGCGCGTTGAAACGGTCTATATCCCGGAAGATGACCGCGCCACGCTGTGCGTCTCTTCCCAGGTCGGTTGTGCGCTGGAGTGCAAGTTCTGCTCCACGGCGCAGCAGGGCTTTAACCGTAACCTGCGCGTGTCGGAAATCATCGGCCAGGTCTGGCGTGCGGCGAAGATCGTCGGCGCGGCAAAAGTGACCGGCACCCGTCCTATCACTAACGTGGTGATGATGGGGATGGGCGAACCGCTGCTGAACCTCACTAATGTGGTTCCGGCGATGGAAATCATGCTCGATGACTTCGGTTTTGGCCTGTCCAAACGTCGCGTGACGCTCTCCACCTCAGGTGTTGTACCTGCGCTGGACAAGCTCGGCGATATGATTGACGTTGCGCTGGCGATTTCGCTGCATGCGCCGAACGATGCCATCCGTGATGAGATCGTGCCAATCAACAAGAAGTACAATATCGAAACCTTCCTGAACTCGGTGCGGGGCTACATTTCGAAGTCCAACGCTAACCAGGGACGCGTCACCATTGAGTACGTCATGCTGGACCACGTCAACGACGGCACCGAGCATGCGCACGAGCTGGCGGCACTGCTGAAAGATACGCCATGCAAGATCAACCTGATCCCATGGAACCCGTTCCCGGGCGCGCCGTATGGCCGTAGCTCAAACAGCCGTATCGACCGTTTCTCCAAGGTACTGATGGAGTACGGCTTCACCACTATCGTGCGTAAAACCCGCGGTGACGATATTGATGCCGCCTGTGGTCAGCTGGCCGGTGATGTTATCGACCGCACCAAGCGCACGCTGCGTAAACGTATGCAGGGCGAAGCTATCGACGTTAAGGCCGTGTAA
- the ndk gene encoding nucleoside-diphosphate kinase, giving the protein MAIERTFSIIKPNAVAKNVIGSIFARFEAAGFKIVGTKMLHLTVEQARGFYAEHEGRPFFDGLVEFMTSGPIVVSVLEGENAVQRHRDLLGATNPDNALAGTLRADYADSFTENGTHGSDSVESAAREIAFFFAEGEVCPRTR; this is encoded by the coding sequence ATGGCTATTGAACGTACTTTTTCCATCATCAAACCAAACGCGGTGGCAAAAAACGTTATTGGCAGCATCTTTGCTCGCTTTGAAGCGGCAGGGTTCAAAATCGTTGGTACCAAAATGCTGCATCTGACCGTTGAGCAGGCTCGCGGTTTCTATGCTGAGCACGAAGGTCGCCCATTCTTCGACGGCCTGGTTGAGTTCATGACCTCTGGCCCAATCGTGGTTTCCGTACTGGAAGGCGAAAATGCCGTTCAGCGTCACCGCGATCTGCTGGGTGCAACCAACCCGGACAACGCTCTGGCGGGTACTCTGCGCGCCGATTACGCTGACAGCTTCACCGAGAACGGCACCCACGGTTCCGACTCCGTAGAATCTGCTGCGCGCGAAATCGCGTTCTTCTTCGCAGAAGGCGAAGTGTGTCCGCGTACCCGTTAA
- the pbpC gene encoding peptidoglycan glycosyltransferase PbpC (penicillin-binding protein 1C), whose product MQYRKWTGSRWLWLAGAILLLWGGVIAADRLWPLPLHEVNPARVVVDEKGIPLWRFADRDGIWRYPVTIEEVSPRYLEALIQYEDRWFWDHPGVNPFSVLRAAWQDLTAGKVVSGGSTLTMQVARLLDPHPRTLGGKVRQLWRALQLEWHLSKREILTLYLNRAPFGGTLQGVGAASWAYLGKAPAQLSYSEAALLAVLPQAPSRLRPDRWPERAEAARNKVLKRMASQGVWPARQVSESQEEPVWLAPRQMPQLAPLFSRMMLGKSRDTKVVTTLDATLQRQLEELALNWKSRLPPRSSLAMIVVDHSDMKVRGWVGSVDITDDSRFSHVDMISAIRSPGSVLKPFVYGLAMDDGLIHPASLLQDVPRRTGDYRPGNFDSGFHGPISMSEALVRSLNLPAVQVLEAYGPKKFAGMLRNAGLPLLLPAGAQPNLSLILGGAGARLEDIAAAYSAFARQGRAGRLRMQPGDPLVERPLLSPGAAWIIRRILANEAQPLPDSALAQVVPLAIKTGTSYGYRDAWAIGLNARYVIGIWTGRPDGTPVAGQFGFASAVPVLNQVNNLLQSRSALDEARLPRDPRPASVSRGVICWPGGQSLPDGDSNCRRRLATWLLEGSQPPTLLLPEQEGIRGIRFPVWLDNSGQRVAADCPQAQERTLDVWPLPLEPWLPQAERRSARIPAASATCPPLGQAFPAPLILSGIRQGAVIKRLPGEARVSLPLQASGSDGARWWFLNGEPLNAQGRTYTLHLENAGDYQLLVMDEAGQVATVDFTLQ is encoded by the coding sequence GTGCAGTATCGGAAATGGACAGGCTCCCGCTGGCTATGGCTGGCGGGGGCGATACTTCTGCTGTGGGGCGGCGTCATTGCTGCCGATCGCCTGTGGCCACTGCCGCTACACGAGGTCAATCCCGCCCGGGTGGTAGTGGATGAAAAGGGGATCCCGCTGTGGCGATTTGCCGATCGCGACGGGATCTGGCGCTATCCGGTCACCATCGAAGAGGTCTCGCCGCGCTATCTCGAGGCCCTGATCCAGTATGAAGATCGCTGGTTCTGGGATCATCCTGGCGTTAACCCGTTCTCGGTGCTGCGTGCCGCCTGGCAGGATCTGACTGCCGGGAAGGTGGTGTCGGGCGGCAGTACGCTGACCATGCAGGTAGCCCGCCTGCTGGATCCCCATCCCCGCACCCTGGGCGGCAAAGTGCGTCAGCTCTGGCGCGCGCTCCAGCTGGAGTGGCACCTCTCCAAACGTGAAATCCTGACCCTCTATCTGAACCGCGCCCCCTTTGGCGGCACGCTGCAGGGGGTGGGAGCCGCCAGCTGGGCCTACCTGGGGAAAGCCCCTGCGCAGCTGAGCTATTCCGAAGCCGCGCTGCTTGCCGTCCTGCCGCAGGCCCCGAGCCGTTTGCGCCCGGATCGCTGGCCGGAGCGCGCCGAGGCGGCACGTAATAAAGTCCTCAAACGCATGGCCTCGCAGGGCGTCTGGCCCGCGCGTCAGGTAAGCGAGTCGCAGGAGGAGCCGGTATGGCTGGCCCCCCGGCAAATGCCGCAGCTGGCGCCGCTGTTCTCACGCATGATGCTCGGCAAAAGCCGTGACACCAAAGTGGTGACAACCCTTGATGCCACGCTGCAGCGCCAACTGGAGGAGCTGGCGCTGAACTGGAAATCCCGGCTACCGCCCCGCAGTTCGCTGGCAATGATCGTTGTCGATCACAGCGATATGAAGGTGCGCGGCTGGGTTGGATCAGTCGACATTACCGACGACAGCCGTTTCAGCCATGTGGATATGATCTCGGCGATCCGATCTCCGGGATCGGTGCTTAAGCCTTTTGTCTACGGCCTGGCGATGGACGATGGGCTGATCCACCCGGCCTCGCTGCTGCAGGATGTTCCGCGCCGCACCGGCGATTATCGTCCCGGGAATTTTGACAGCGGTTTTCATGGCCCGATCAGCATGAGCGAGGCGCTGGTGCGATCCCTTAACCTGCCCGCCGTGCAGGTGCTGGAAGCCTACGGGCCGAAAAAGTTTGCCGGAATGTTGCGCAATGCCGGATTACCGCTGCTGCTTCCCGCAGGCGCTCAGCCGAACCTCTCCCTGATCCTGGGCGGCGCCGGGGCACGTCTGGAAGATATCGCCGCGGCATACAGCGCCTTTGCCCGTCAGGGACGGGCAGGAAGACTGCGCATGCAGCCGGGCGACCCGCTGGTTGAACGGCCCCTGCTGTCGCCCGGTGCGGCGTGGATCATCCGCCGTATTCTGGCCAACGAGGCACAGCCGCTGCCGGACAGCGCGCTTGCCCAGGTGGTGCCTCTGGCGATAAAAACCGGTACCAGCTATGGCTACCGCGATGCCTGGGCGATAGGGCTGAATGCGCGCTACGTGATCGGCATCTGGACCGGCAGACCGGACGGCACGCCGGTGGCCGGGCAGTTTGGTTTTGCCAGCGCGGTTCCGGTGTTAAATCAGGTCAACAACCTGCTGCAGTCGCGCTCGGCGCTGGATGAGGCGCGCCTGCCGCGCGATCCGCGTCCGGCCTCGGTGAGCCGCGGCGTGATTTGCTGGCCGGGCGGGCAGTCCCTGCCTGACGGGGACAGCAACTGTCGCCGCCGCCTCGCGACCTGGCTGCTTGAGGGGAGCCAGCCGCCGACGCTGTTGCTGCCGGAGCAGGAGGGCATCCGCGGGATTCGGTTCCCTGTCTGGCTGGATAACAGCGGTCAACGCGTGGCGGCGGATTGCCCGCAGGCACAGGAACGCACCCTCGACGTCTGGCCGCTGCCGCTGGAGCCGTGGCTACCGCAGGCGGAACGGCGGTCTGCGCGTATCCCGGCGGCATCTGCAACCTGCCCGCCGCTCGGCCAGGCCTTCCCGGCACCGCTGATCCTTTCAGGCATTCGCCAGGGAGCGGTGATTAAGCGTCTGCCGGGGGAGGCGCGCGTGTCCTTACCGCTGCAGGCCAGTGGAAGCGACGGGGCCCGCTGGTGGTTCCTCAATGGTGAACCGCTGAATGCGCAGGGGCGGACGTACACACTGCATCTTGAAAATGCAGGTGATTATCAACTGCTGGTGATGGATGAGGCGGGGCAGGTGGCAACCGTAGATTTTACGTTGCAGTAA
- a CDS encoding alpha-2-macroglobulin family protein: MKPFRLAALSLALLTTITLVGCDDSDDKTSSAAPATATASTSTPAPASAPAKPDNATLEKLAAQSMGKTLTLLDASEIQLDGAAALVLTFSVPLDPSQDFARTVHVVDKKSGKVDGAWELAPNLKELRLRHLEPNRNLVVTVERDLLALNKNTFGSDVEKAITTRDIEPSVGFASRGSLLPGKVVEGLPVMALNVNNVDVNFYRVKPESLAAFVSQWEYRNSLTNWESDNLLKMADLVYTGRFDLNPARNTREKLLLPLADIKPLQQAGVYIAVMNQAGHYNYSNAATLFTLSDIGLSAHRYHNRLDIFTQSLENGAAQSAIEVQLLNDKGQTLAQATSDADGHATLQTDKEAALLLARKDGQTTLLDLTLPALDLAEFAISGAPGFTKQFFMFGPRDLYRPGETVILNGLLRDSDGKPLPDQPVKLEVLRPDGQVARTLVSQPANGLYRFDYQLDSGAQTGMWHVRASTGDNQQRMWDFHVEDFMPERMALNIAGQKTPVSPQDPVAFDVTGYYLYGAPANGNSLQGQLFLRPLREAVAALPGFQFGDIAEENLSRSLDEVQLTLNDRGRGQVSSDSQWKETHSPLQVVLQASLLESGGRPVTRRAEQAVWPAATLPGIRPQFASKAVYDYRTDTTVNQPIVEENSQAGFDIVYADASGAKKAVSGLQVRLIRERRDYSWNWSESDGWQSQFDQKDLIEGEQALDLAADETGKVSFPVEWGSYRLEVKAPDEAISSVRFWAGYSWQDNSDGTGAARPDRVTMKLDKPAYQPGETIKLHIAAPAAGKGYAMIESSEGPLWWKEIDVPAEGLDMTIPVDKAWKRHDLYLSTLVVRPGDKSKSATPKRAVGLLHLPMGDESRRLSIALDNPQKMRPNQTLAVKVKASVKEGATPQKINVLVSAVDSGVLNITDYVTPDPWQAFFGQKRYGADIYDIYGQVIEGQGRLASLRFGGDGDELKRGGKPPVNHVTIIAQQAQPVELDANGEGTVSLPIGDFNGELRLMAQAWTDDDFGSSESKVVVAAPVITELNTPRFLASGDNARLTLDLTNLTDRPQTLNVALTAGGNLALEGAQPQPVQLAAGERTTLFIPVRALEGYGEGEVAAQVSGLTLPGETFAPQQKSWKIGVRPAFPAQTVNTGTMLKPGESWHAPEQHLANFSPVTLQGQLMLSGKPPLNLARYIRELQAYPYGCLEQTASGLFPSLYTSAAQLNALGIKGDSDEKRRAAIEIGISRLLQMQRNDGGFALWDNEGPEEYWLTAYVTDFLVRAGEQGYSVPADAVNNANNRLLRYLQDPGMMAVRYSDDIQGSKFAIQAYAALVLARQQKAPLGALREIWERRAQAKSGLPLMQLGLALKLMGDAPRSQQALDLALKTPRSETQSWMADYGSPLRDNAMMLSLLEEYNLLPDAQSTLLNVLSQQAFSQRWLSTQESNALFLAGRSLQTLSGAWQATTTLAEGNVRGDKPQVQNLDADRLAALQVTNTGTAPLWVRLDSSGYPQYAPQPASNVLKIERQILATDGSSKSLSSLKSGELVLVWLNVTASQNVPDALVVDLLPAGLELENQNLASSSASLQESGSEVQNLLSQMQQADIQHMEFRDDRFVAAVPVNEGQPVTLVYLARAVTPGTYAVPVPLVESMYVPQWRATGAASGPLIVVP, encoded by the coding sequence ATGAAACCGTTTCGCCTTGCCGCGCTGTCATTAGCGCTGCTTACCACCATCACGCTTGTCGGCTGTGATGACAGTGACGACAAGACCTCTTCAGCGGCACCCGCCACAGCTACCGCTTCCACCTCTACGCCAGCGCCTGCCTCTGCGCCGGCAAAGCCGGACAACGCCACGCTGGAGAAACTGGCCGCGCAAAGCATGGGTAAAACGCTGACCCTGCTGGATGCGTCTGAGATCCAGCTGGACGGGGCCGCTGCCCTGGTGCTGACCTTCTCGGTGCCGCTCGATCCATCGCAGGATTTCGCCCGGACGGTGCACGTGGTCGACAAAAAAAGCGGCAAGGTTGATGGCGCCTGGGAGCTGGCGCCGAATCTGAAAGAGCTGCGCCTGCGCCATCTGGAGCCGAACCGCAACCTGGTGGTCACCGTCGAGCGCGATCTGCTGGCGCTGAACAAAAACACCTTTGGCAGCGACGTCGAAAAAGCCATTACCACCCGCGACATTGAGCCGAGCGTCGGTTTTGCCAGCCGCGGCTCGCTGCTGCCGGGTAAGGTGGTGGAAGGGCTGCCGGTGATGGCGCTGAACGTGAATAACGTCGATGTGAATTTCTACCGGGTTAAACCTGAATCATTAGCCGCCTTTGTCAGCCAGTGGGAGTACCGCAACTCGCTCACCAACTGGGAGTCCGACAATCTGCTGAAGATGGCGGATCTGGTCTACACCGGCCGTTTCGACCTTAACCCGGCGCGTAATACCCGTGAAAAACTGCTCCTGCCGCTGGCGGATATCAAGCCGTTACAGCAGGCGGGCGTCTATATCGCGGTGATGAATCAGGCCGGGCATTACAACTACAGTAACGCCGCCACCCTGTTTACCCTCAGCGATATTGGTCTCTCCGCACACCGCTACCATAACCGGCTGGATATCTTTACCCAGAGCCTGGAGAACGGTGCGGCGCAATCGGCAATCGAAGTGCAGCTGCTCAACGATAAAGGGCAGACGCTGGCGCAGGCCACCAGTGACGCTGACGGCCACGCGACGCTGCAGACCGACAAAGAGGCGGCGCTGCTCCTCGCCCGCAAGGACGGGCAGACCACGCTGCTGGATCTCACTCTTCCGGCGCTGGATCTGGCGGAGTTTGCCATCTCCGGCGCGCCTGGCTTCACTAAACAGTTCTTTATGTTTGGCCCGCGGGATCTCTACCGCCCGGGCGAAACGGTGATCCTCAACGGCCTGCTGCGCGACAGCGACGGCAAACCGCTCCCCGACCAGCCGGTGAAGCTGGAGGTGCTGCGCCCGGACGGCCAGGTGGCGCGCACCCTGGTCAGCCAGCCTGCAAACGGCCTTTACCGCTTTGACTATCAGCTTGATAGCGGGGCGCAAACCGGGATGTGGCATGTCCGCGCCAGCACCGGGGATAACCAGCAGCGGATGTGGGATTTCCACGTCGAAGACTTTATGCCAGAGCGCATGGCGCTCAATATTGCCGGGCAAAAAACGCCGGTTTCACCGCAGGATCCTGTCGCGTTCGATGTGACGGGGTATTACCTGTACGGTGCGCCCGCCAACGGCAACAGCCTGCAGGGGCAGCTCTTCCTGCGTCCGCTACGGGAAGCCGTGGCCGCCCTGCCGGGCTTCCAGTTCGGGGATATTGCCGAAGAGAACCTGAGCCGCAGCCTCGATGAAGTGCAGCTGACCCTCAACGATCGGGGGCGCGGGCAGGTGAGCAGCGACAGCCAGTGGAAAGAGACTCACTCCCCGTTGCAGGTGGTTTTGCAGGCCAGCCTGCTGGAGTCCGGCGGCCGACCTGTCACCCGACGGGCGGAGCAGGCCGTCTGGCCAGCGGCGACCCTGCCGGGCATCCGTCCGCAGTTCGCCAGCAAAGCGGTCTATGACTACCGCACCGATACCACCGTCAACCAGCCGATTGTCGAGGAGAACAGCCAGGCCGGGTTCGATATTGTTTATGCCGATGCCAGCGGGGCGAAAAAAGCGGTCTCTGGCCTGCAGGTGCGCCTGATCCGTGAGCGCCGCGACTACTCCTGGAACTGGTCCGAGAGCGACGGCTGGCAGTCGCAGTTTGATCAAAAAGATCTGATTGAGGGCGAACAGGCGCTGGACCTGGCCGCCGACGAGACCGGAAAAGTGAGCTTCCCGGTGGAGTGGGGCTCCTATCGTCTGGAGGTGAAAGCCCCGGATGAGGCGATCAGCAGCGTGCGCTTCTGGGCAGGCTACAGCTGGCAGGACAACAGTGACGGCACCGGGGCGGCACGTCCGGACCGGGTGACGATGAAGCTGGATAAACCGGCCTATCAGCCCGGGGAGACCATCAAGCTGCACATTGCCGCTCCGGCGGCAGGGAAAGGCTATGCGATGATCGAATCCAGCGAAGGGCCGCTGTGGTGGAAGGAGATCGACGTCCCGGCTGAGGGGCTGGATATGACCATCCCGGTGGATAAAGCCTGGAAACGTCACGATCTCTATCTTTCCACGCTGGTGGTTCGCCCTGGCGATAAATCCAAATCGGCCACGCCAAAACGGGCGGTGGGCCTGCTGCATCTGCCGATGGGCGATGAGAGCCGTCGCCTGAGTATTGCCCTGGACAACCCGCAAAAAATGCGGCCAAACCAGACCCTTGCGGTCAAAGTGAAAGCCAGCGTGAAAGAGGGGGCGACCCCGCAGAAAATCAACGTGCTGGTCTCGGCGGTGGACAGCGGCGTACTCAACATTACCGATTACGTCACCCCCGATCCGTGGCAGGCATTCTTTGGTCAGAAGCGCTATGGCGCGGACATCTACGATATCTACGGCCAGGTAATTGAAGGTCAGGGGCGGCTGGCATCGCTGCGCTTTGGCGGTGATGGCGATGAGCTCAAACGTGGCGGTAAACCGCCGGTCAACCATGTCACCATCATCGCCCAGCAGGCACAGCCGGTGGAGCTGGACGCCAATGGCGAGGGCACCGTTTCGTTGCCGATTGGCGACTTTAACGGCGAGCTGCGTCTGATGGCCCAGGCCTGGACCGATGACGATTTCGGCAGCAGTGAGAGCAAAGTGGTCGTTGCCGCACCCGTGATTACCGAGCTGAATACCCCGCGCTTCCTTGCCAGCGGCGATAACGCCAGGCTGACGCTGGATCTGACCAACCTTACCGATCGCCCTCAGACCCTGAACGTGGCGCTGACCGCCGGCGGCAATCTGGCGCTGGAAGGCGCCCAGCCGCAGCCGGTGCAGCTGGCGGCCGGTGAACGCACGACGCTGTTTATTCCGGTGCGGGCGCTGGAGGGTTACGGCGAGGGCGAAGTCGCCGCCCAGGTCAGCGGCCTGACGCTCCCGGGTGAAACCTTTGCGCCACAGCAGAAGAGCTGGAAAATCGGCGTGCGTCCGGCGTTCCCGGCGCAAACGGTGAATACCGGTACGATGCTCAAACCGGGTGAAAGCTGGCACGCGCCGGAACAGCATCTCGCTAATTTCTCACCGGTGACGTTACAGGGGCAGCTTATGCTCAGCGGCAAGCCGCCGCTCAACCTGGCCCGTTACATTCGTGAACTGCAGGCCTATCCGTATGGCTGTCTGGAGCAGACCGCCAGCGGCCTGTTCCCGTCGCTCTATACCAGTGCCGCACAGCTGAACGCGCTGGGTATTAAGGGCGACAGCGACGAGAAGCGTCGGGCAGCCATTGAGATCGGCATCTCCCGCCTGCTGCAGATGCAGCGTAACGACGGCGGCTTCGCCCTGTGGGATAACGAGGGGCCGGAAGAGTACTGGCTCACCGCCTACGTCACCGATTTCCTGGTGCGCGCGGGTGAGCAGGGCTACAGCGTGCCGGCGGATGCCGTTAACAATGCCAACAACCGCCTGCTGCGCTACCTGCAGGATCCGGGCATGATGGCGGTCCGCTACAGCGACGATATTCAGGGCAGCAAGTTTGCGATCCAGGCCTATGCTGCGCTGGTGCTGGCACGTCAGCAGAAAGCCCCTCTCGGGGCATTGCGCGAAATCTGGGAGCGTCGTGCGCAGGCAAAATCGGGCCTGCCGCTGATGCAGCTGGGGCTGGCGCTGAAGCTGATGGGCGATGCGCCGCGCAGCCAGCAGGCGCTGGATCTGGCCCTCAAAACACCGCGCAGCGAAACGCAGAGCTGGATGGCCGATTACGGGAGTCCACTGCGTGATAACGCGATGATGCTGAGCCTGCTGGAAGAGTACAACCTGCTGCCGGATGCCCAGAGCACGCTGCTGAACGTCCTGTCTCAGCAGGCGTTCAGCCAGCGCTGGCTCTCTACCCAGGAGAGCAATGCCCTGTTCCTGGCGGGTCGTTCCCTGCAGACTCTTTCCGGGGCGTGGCAGGCCACTACCACGCTGGCGGAAGGCAACGTCCGTGGTGACAAACCGCAGGTGCAGAACCTCGATGCCGATCGGCTGGCCGCCCTGCAGGTTACCAATACCGGCACTGCGCCGCTGTGGGTGCGCCTGGACAGCAGCGGCTATCCACAATACGCGCCGCAGCCTGCTTCTAACGTGCTGAAAATTGAACGTCAGATTCTGGCGACCGATGGCAGCAGTAAATCCCTCTCCTCCCTGAAGAGCGGCGAGCTGGTGCTGGTCTGGCTGAACGTGACCGCCAGCCAGAACGTGCCGGATGCCCTGGTAGTTGACCTGTTGCCTGCCGGGCTGGAGCTGGAAAACCAGAACCTGGCCAGCAGCAGCGCCAGCCTGCAGGAGAGCGGCAGCGAGGTGCAAAACCTGCTCAGCCAGATGCAGCAGGCCGACATTCAGCATATGGAGTTCCGCGACGATCGCTTTGTCGCCGCCGTGCCGGTCAATGAAGGCCAGCCGGTGACGCTGGTCTATCTGGCCCGCGCCGTCACGCCGGGAACCTATGCGGTGCCCGTGCCGCTGGTGGAATCGATGTACGTGCCGCAGTGGCGGGCAACGGGTGCGGCCAGCGGCCCGCTGATCGTCGTTCCGTAA
- a CDS encoding PTS transporter subunit EIIC, with product MKRAVNALQNFGKSLYGPVLILPIVGLFIAFGNVLGNGALAGYLPFLGHPLIQSIGQLISKSAVSVLVNLALVFAVGIPIGLATRDKGYAALIGLVTFVVFINAMNVTLNLQGALAPADQMKAAGQSMVLGVQVLEMGVFAGILTGALSGYLYNKYSGVQFNGAMAIYSGHCFVAIIMLPVSMLLGVVMSELWPFAQNGISAMALAIKGSGAFGVAIYGFLERILVPTGLHHLVYTPFLYTELGGTQEVCGATYQGARNIYFAEMACPEVKQLSSTAVWDARGISKMFGLPAAALAMYVTAKPERKAAAKAILIPAALTSLLVGVTEPIEFSFLFVAPLLFVVHAVLTGIGMMLFYLLGVHAIGANGIIDFILYNLPLGTEKSNWPMYILVGLIMFALYFAIFRFLILHFRMKTPGREEEDQETRLYSKQEYQAKGSNDGLGEAIVVGLGGRENIEVVDNCYTRLRVTVKDVAIIDEPRLKATGAKGIIKQGNNVQVVYGLHVKKMREAVETVL from the coding sequence ATGAAACGAGCCGTGAACGCCCTACAAAATTTCGGAAAATCACTGTACGGACCGGTACTTATCCTGCCTATTGTCGGTCTTTTCATTGCTTTTGGTAATGTGTTGGGTAACGGCGCCCTTGCCGGTTATCTGCCGTTCCTCGGCCATCCGCTGATCCAGAGCATCGGCCAGCTGATTTCAAAATCCGCCGTCTCGGTGCTGGTGAACCTGGCGCTGGTGTTTGCCGTGGGCATCCCCATCGGTCTGGCAACGCGTGACAAAGGTTACGCGGCGCTGATAGGCCTGGTGACCTTCGTGGTGTTTATTAACGCCATGAACGTGACCCTGAATTTGCAGGGCGCGCTGGCCCCGGCGGACCAGATGAAAGCCGCCGGACAGAGCATGGTGTTAGGCGTGCAGGTGCTGGAGATGGGCGTGTTTGCCGGGATCCTCACCGGGGCGCTGTCGGGCTATCTGTATAACAAATACTCCGGCGTGCAGTTCAACGGCGCGATGGCGATCTACTCGGGGCACTGCTTCGTCGCCATCATTATGCTCCCGGTCTCCATGCTGCTGGGGGTGGTGATGAGTGAGCTATGGCCGTTTGCCCAGAACGGGATCAGCGCCATGGCCTTAGCCATTAAAGGCTCCGGGGCGTTTGGGGTAGCGATTTACGGCTTCCTTGAGCGCATCCTGGTGCCGACCGGCCTGCACCATCTGGTCTACACCCCATTCCTCTATACCGAGCTGGGCGGCACCCAGGAGGTCTGCGGCGCAACCTATCAGGGCGCGCGCAATATCTACTTTGCCGAGATGGCCTGCCCGGAGGTGAAGCAGCTCAGCAGCACCGCGGTGTGGGATGCCCGCGGCATCAGCAAAATGTTTGGCCTGCCTGCCGCCGCGCTGGCGATGTATGTCACCGCCAAACCGGAGCGTAAAGCCGCAGCGAAAGCGATTCTGATCCCGGCGGCGCTCACCTCCCTGCTGGTGGGGGTGACCGAGCCGATCGAGTTCTCCTTCCTGTTCGTCGCCCCGCTGCTGTTTGTGGTGCACGCGGTGCTGACCGGGATCGGCATGATGCTCTTTTATCTGCTGGGGGTGCACGCCATCGGGGCCAACGGCATCATCGATTTCATTCTTTATAACCTGCCGCTGGGCACCGAAAAATCCAACTGGCCGATGTACATCCTGGTCGGGCTGATCATGTTCGCCCTCTACTTCGCGATCTTCCGCTTCCTGATCCTGCATTTCCGCATGAAGACGCCGGGACGCGAAGAAGAGGATCAGGAGACCCGTCTGTACAGCAAGCAGGAGTACCAGGCGAAAGGCAGCAATGATGGTCTGGGCGAGGCGATTGTGGTCGGCCTCGGCGGACGCGAAAACATCGAGGTGGTGGATAACTGCTACACCCGTCTTCGCGTCACGGTGAAAGACGTTGCCATCATCGACGAGCCACGGCTTAAGGCGACGGGCGCGAAAGGCATTATCAAGCAAGGTAACAACGTTCAGGTGGTCTACGGGCTGCATGTCAAAAAAATGCGAGAAGCGGTCGAGACGGTTCTCTGA